The Bos indicus x Bos taurus breed Angus x Brahman F1 hybrid chromosome 10, Bos_hybrid_MaternalHap_v2.0, whole genome shotgun sequence genome has a segment encoding these proteins:
- the SERINC5 gene encoding serine incorporator 5 isoform X2 — MYALYFILVVIICCIMMSNTVANEMREHIPYFEDICKGIKAGDTCEKLVGYSAVYRVCFGMACFFFIFCLLTLNINNSKSCRAYIHNGFWFFKLLLLGAMCSGAFFIPDQETFLNAWRYVGAVGGFLFIVIQLLLLVEFAHKWNKNWTAGTATNKLWYASLSLVTLIAYSITTGGLIWMAVFYTQKDGCMENKILLGVNGGLCLLMSVVSISPSVRDRQPHSGILQSGLISCYVTYLTFSALSSKPAEVVLDEHGKNVTICVPNFGQDLYRDKTLVAGLGTAILCVCILYSCLTSTTRSSSDALQGRYTAPELEVARCCFCFGSGGEDAEEKRNMKEGPRVIYDEKKSTVYSYAYFHFMFFLASLYVMMTVTNWFNYESANIETFFSGSWSIFWVKMASCWICVLLYLGTLIAPLCRPSPQYSV; from the exons atCCCTTATTTTGAAGATATTTGTAAAGGCATTAAAGCTGGTGACACCTGTGAGAAGCTGGTGGGGTATTCTGCAGTATACAGAGTCTGTTTTGGAATGGCctgtttcttcttcatcttctgcctcctgaccttgaatatCAACAACAGTAAAAGCTGTAGAGCCTACATTCACAATGG ctTTTGGTTCTTTAAACTTCTGCTGTTGGGGGCCATGTGCTCAGGAGCCTTCTTCATTCCAGATCAGGAGACCTTTCTGAATG CCTGGCGCTATGTGGGAGCCGTCGGAGGCTTCCTCTTCATAGTCATCCAGCTCCTCTTGCTTGTGGAGTTTGCACATAAATGGAACAAGAACTG GACCGCAGGCACAGCTACCAACAAGCTGTGGTACGCCTCTCTGTCCCTGGTGACCCTCATCGCGTACTCCATCACCACGGGAGGCTTGATTTGGATGGCAGTGTTTTATACCCAGAAAGATGGCTgcatggaaaataaaattctccTGGGAGTAAATGGAGGCCTGTGTCTGCTTATGTCAGTGGtatccatctcaccctctgtccgAGATC GACAGCCACACTCTGGGATACTGCAGTCGGGTCTCATCAGCTGCTATGTCACATATCTCACATTCTCAGCCCTGTCCAGCAAACCTGCAGAAGTAG TCCTAGATGAACACGGGAAGAACGTCACCATCTGTGTGCCTAACTTTGGTCAGGACCTGTACAGGGACAAGACCTTGGTTGCTGGACTGGGCACTGCCATCTTGTGTGTATGCATCTTGTATTCATG TTTGACATCGACGACCAGATCAAGTTCCGATGCTCTGCAGGGCCGGTACACAGCTCCCGAGCTGGAA GTAGCCCGGTGTTGCTTTTGCTTCGGCTCTGGGGGAGAGG ACGCTGAAGAGAAGCGGAATATGAAAGAGGGCCCACGGGTCATTTATGATGAGAAGAAAAGCACCGTCTACAGCTATGCCTATTTCCACTTCATGTTCTTTTTGGCTTCCCTCTATGTGATGATGACCGTCACCAACTGGTTCAA CTATGAAAGTGCCAACATCGAGACCTTCTTCAGCGGGAGCTGGTCCATCTTTTGGGTCAAGATGGCTTCCTGCTGGATATGTGTTCTCCTGTACCTGGGTACGCTGATTGCCCCCCTCTGTCGACCCTCTCCGCAGTACTCCGTGTGA